The Huiozyma naganishii CBS 8797 chromosome 1, complete genome genome window below encodes:
- the SMF3 gene encoding putative divalent metal ion transporter SMF3 (similar to Saccharomyces cerevisiae SMF3 (YLR034C); ancestral locus Anc_2.407), translated as MSSRVLYVLQKFAKFIGPGIMVSVAYMDPGNYATSVSGGAQYKYQLLFSVFISNIFAVLLQCLCVKLGTVTGHDLAENCRLHLPKGVNLTLYLFAEIAIIATDLAEVVGTAVALQILFGIPLTWGVILTVFDVLIILIFYKPEFQSMKKVRAFEFFVGALVAGTCACFLLELFKISVPNKGELFKGFLPSKVIFEEKQALYISLGILGATVMPHSLYLGSSIVKPRLDDYDKKRYGRVEHRPSIKAIKYSLNYSYAELIISLFLIATFVNSAILIVSGATLAGQPEAEDADLLSIYELLVHYISPAAGMIFALAMLFSGQSAGIICTIAGQIVSEGFLQWSLPPWATRLSTRLISIAPCLFITMFMGERGISKILNLSQVVLSLILPIVSAPLIYFTACNKLMTVPHDTHGISEEQRVADEQTPLTFNRKTTTDFTNSSLLTWSSILVWATIGSLNLYLVGSFLMGADVHF; from the coding sequence ATGTCCAGTCGAGTACTATATGTATTACAGAAGTTTGCAAAGTTTATAGGGCCTGGGATCATGGTCAGTGTCGCATATATGGACCCAGGTAACTATGCAACGAGTGTTTCAGGTGGTGCGCAGTATAAGTACCAACTACTGTTCTCGGTTTTCATCTCCAACATATTTGCTGTCCTACTACAGTGTCTATGTGTGAAGCTGGGAACGGTGACGGGCCACGACTTGGCCGAAAACTGTAGATTGCACTTACCAAAAGGTGTGAATCTGACGTTATATCTCTTTGCTGAGATAGCTATCATTGCTACAGATTTGGCAGAGGTTGTAGGGACTGCTGTTGCTTTACAGATTCTGTTTGGCATTCCTCTGACTTGGGGTGTGATACTAACTGTTTTCGACGTTCTTATAATCTTGATCTTCTACAAACCGGAATTCCAAAGTATGAAAAAAGTAAGGGCCTTCGAGTTCTTTGTCGGAGCGCTGGTCGCAGGGACCTGTGCTTGCTTCCTATTGGAACTGTTTAAGATATCAGTCCCAAATAAAggtgaactgttcaaggGGTTTCTTCCATCGAAAGTGATCTTCGAAGAAAAACAGGCGTTGTACATCTCTTTAGGGATTCTGGGTGCCACAGTGATGCCACATTCACTGTACTTAGGATCATCCATTGTGAAACCAAGGTTAGACGATTATGATAAGAAGCGATACGGTAGGGTAGAACACCGTCCCAGTATAAAAGCGATTAAATATTCGTTAAACTACTCGTACGCGGAACTGATCATATCGTTGTTTCTAATTGCCACGTTTGTGAACTCTGCCATCTTGATAGTTTCTGGTGCTACTTTGGCAGGTCAACCGGAGGCCGAGGACGCGGACCTGTTGTCTATCTACGAGCTACTAGTTCACTACATCTCTCCAGCTGCAGGTATGATTTTTGCTCTCGCCATGCTTTTCTCAGGTCAATCCGCAGGTATTATTTGCACTATTGCTGGTCAGATTGTGTCTGAAGGGTTTTTACAGTGGTCCTTACCACCATGGGCCACAAGGTTGTCCACAAGATTGATATCCATCGCGCCATGTCTATTTATCACCATGTTTATGGGTGAAAGAGGGATTTCGAAAATCCTGAATTTATCTCAAGTGGTGCTTTCCCTGATTTTACCAATTGTTTCCGCTCCCTTGATCTACTTCACGGCTTGTAACAAGCTGATGACCGTTCCTCATGACACTCATGGCATCAGTGAGGAGCAAAGGGTAGCGGACGAACAAACTCCGTTAACTTTCAACCGCAAGACAACTACAGATTTCACAAACAGTTCCTTGCTAACGTGGTCGTCCATTTTGGTTTGGGCCACCATCGGTAGTTTGAACCTGTATCTGGTAGGGTCCTTCTTGATGGGCGCTGATGTACATTTCTGA
- the RSC58 gene encoding Rsc58p (similar to Saccharomyces cerevisiae RSC58 (YLR033W); ancestral locus Anc_2.408): MPMEFQPLLHDIHTILKSASSKCSVLDEKFPGTFFEAKPEKIYASYVRYMERRTTNDGEVKNGSRIHFVTINGRFESGEYLPEQGGFYKLYHDIKLVCTNMIHFYPTDSKKYQLVDQFYKFATELLLRECYKIGILLTSEVGTEESSDKDPIETNEERSELDKAIAKDFLKISTSYRLPLRESYHVKTKDMDLFTSVINKSSLDHRPRELPDKNFEVNKIIPQANPFEEAPRLGFIAANTSNIPDPTLPPTEMMSKFLHPNWYSLPTTSWLKYGDYASWAPAFNEDSTVLDSTSSGIIWLKRIGYLTYGNKRVGQEKEAPESAVEDKIITENVDKKEGILEKVDSKVEEVDIAESVAQQDNKSDANAVRKEDIKLENLFSWKPLNCIESDEITSFKEGTQQDLVTETLLKIRKLRQDRVSHKISKPSVEETKLYFKVRRILKEVIVSKQLAHIPTNHQRSFPILQANYTGNIPVVRAQTTRKRKYNKTNR, encoded by the coding sequence ATGCCGATGGAGTTCCAACCTTTATTGCACGATATACATACAATTTTGAAGTCGGCTTCCTCTAAATGCAGTGTTCTTGATGAGAAGTTCCCGGGAACCTTTTTTGAGGCGAAGCCGGAGAAGATATATGCATCGTACGTCAGATACATGGAGAGAAGAACTACCAACGATGGAGAGGTTAAGAACGGCTCTAGGATCCATTTTGTTACGATTAATGGGAGGTTTGAGAGTGGTGAGTATCTTCCCGAACAAGGTGGATTTTATAAACTGTACCATGATATTAAACTTGTGTGTACCAACATGATTCATTTTTACCCTACggattcaaaaaaatatcagcTGGTGGACCAGTTCTATAAATTTGCAACGGAGCTGCTGTTAAGGGAATGTTACAAGATAGGTATTCTCTTGACGAGTGAAGTAGGTACTGAAGAGTCAAGTGATAAAGATCCTATTGAGACTAATGAGGAAAGATCAGAGCTGGATAAGGCTATTGCGAAggactttttgaagatctcCACAAGCTACAGATTACCGTTGCGTGAATCATACCATGTTAAGACGAAAGATATGGATCTTTTCACTTCCGTAATCAACAAATCATCGTTGGACCATAGGCCAAGAGAGCTGCCAGATAAGAACTTTGAAGTCAACAAGATAATTCCCCAGGCAAATCCATTCGAAGAAGCACCAAGGCTGGGGTTCATAGCTGCCAACACAAGCAATATCCCGGATCCTACGTTGCCTCCCACAGAAATGATGAGCAAATTCCTGCACCCAAATTGGTATTCTTTGCCGACTACGTCGTGGTTGAAGTACGGTGACTATGCCTCTTGGGCACCTGCTTTTAACGAAGATAGTACGGTTTTGGATTCTACATCTAGCGGCATTATCTGGTTGAAAAGAATTGGGTACTTGACGTATGGAAACAAACGGGTGGGACAAGAAAAGGAGGCTCCAGAGAGTGCTGTGGAAGACAAAATAATTACCGAGAACGTAGATAAGAAGGAAGGAATTCTAGAGAAGGTAGATAGTAAAGTAGAGGAGGTTGATATTGCAGAGAGCGTGGCACAACAAGACAACAAATCTGATGCTAATGCAGTTCGGAAGGAGGACATTAAATTGGAAAATCTCTTTTCGTGGAAGCCATTAAACTGTATTGAATCAGACGAAATTACGAGTTTCAAAGAGGGAACTCAGCAAGATCTTGTAACTGAGACCTTGTTGAAGATCAGAAAATTGAGACAAGACAGGGTCAGCCACAAGATATCAAAGCCATCTGTTGAGGAAACTAAACTGTATTTCAAGGTGAGAAGAATACTAAAGGAGGTTATTGTGAGTAAACAGTTGGCACACATACCTACAAACCACCAGAGGTCATTTCCAATTTTACAGGCAAATTATACGGGTAACATACCAGTGGTGAGAGCacaaactacaagaaagaggaaatatAACAAGACGAATAGGTGA